From Chthoniobacterales bacterium:
TCGCATTTCCACCCCCTCCGGCTGGCGACGTCCGGTTTTCCGGGGTGCGGGGCGCGCCCCGCACCCCGGAACGCCCCGCACCCCGGACGATTGACTCCCATTGCCCAATCTGGCATGCTCCGAGCATGGAAATCACCGCTTCCCGCTTCAAACTCCGGGCCAACGCCCCGGATGGCCGGAAAGCGATTTCCTATCAGATAACGCACCGCTCAACAACTTCTCCGATGTGGGTTTCGCCGCATCTGAGGGACAATCGATCACTCTGCTTGGTAGCATTCTCGGCAACGGCCAGAATGTCCCGATCACACTGACAATCGCCACCAGCAACTCGACCAGCGTGAAGGCGCGGCAACCTGCCATGGCGCTGCGGTCATTCATTTCCTGCGGCGGCGTTTGACGCTGTCAGATTGAGCGTCGTTCCTCCCGAGGTGAGGGTGGTTAGTGACGAAGCGTCCAGCTTCATCCAGGTTTTGTAATGCGGCTGTCCCGTGACGTTTCTGTAATAACTATAAATAGCGGCGGCATTCCCATAATTTGTATCCGCGGTATTTGACTGGATCGCCGCATCATCGGTGACCTTGACAGTGATGGCCGCCTGCCCTGTGGCAACAAGCGCTGAGGCGATGGCAGCGGCGGCGAGTGCGTTTTTGCCAATGCGCTTCATAAACATGGTTGGGAGCACGGATCCAGAACGCATTGATAATGATTTGTCGCAGCATCAACCCGCAACTGTCCTGCGGTTTATATTGATAACGATAACCGTTTGCAGGAGAGATCCGTTCGTCTTTGTGGTCGGTCTAATCCCAATGCCTTTAGGGGACAAGGAGATGAAATGTTTCCCTTCGCCCGCAAACACCGCCCCGGCGGAAAGCATCAAGGCAACAACGGCTGCGCGTGATGCCTGCGGCGCGGTTCCGGCAGGCGTATGTTGGTCAATGGTCCCTCGTGCCCGGAACCGGCCATGTGGAGTAAACGTGCGGACAAGCCGCCGGGGAATGATGCTGGATACTGGATGAGCGAGTTGAGAGCGGATTGCACATGATTGTGGTGGGCGGCGAGGGCCTTGGCGCAGACGTCCTCGGGATGTCCGGTGAGGGTTTCGAGGATGCGCAGGGCACGGCGTCGCAGCTTGGCATTGTTGGGATCAAAATCGATCATGAAGCCGCCGCGCACTTTTCCCTCCAGAATCATGGCGGTGCTACCGAGGAAGTTGAGGGCTTTTTTGGTGGCTGTGCCTGCCTTCATGCGGGTCGACCCGCTGACAACTTCCGGTCCGGAGCGGAGAGGGATGGAAAGGTCAAAGAACAATTCGCCCGCCAGATCGCTTTCGTGGAGCATGGCCGTGAAGGCACCGCGCGATCGAGCGAAAGCAAGGGCGGAGCGGACAAAATAGCTTGTTCCGCTGGCCGAAATCCCAAGAACAAAATCCTGCGGGCCTGGCTGCAGCAGGAGCATGTCCGGCACGGCGGAAATATCTTCCTCGCCGCCGTCTTCGATGCTGAGAGAGGAATCGGCGGTGCCGCCGGCGATGAGAGCCACAAAGTCGCTCCGGCGGCAACGGAACGTGGCGGGCATTTCGACTGCATCGAGGGCGGCGATTCGTCCGCTGGTGCCGGCGCCGACCGTGATGAGGCGTCCGCCGCGGCTGCGCCGGGCGACCAGTTCGCGGGCGGCCTTGGCGAGCAGCGGAAGGCTCTCCGACATGCGCTCGCCCGCCACCTGTTCCTCACACCAGAGTCGGTCAAGAATCTGCTCCGCCCCCCACTCCTCGATTGGTTCCACTCGCGAGGGCTCTTCGGTTTTCAGCGCGTCGAACGAGGCGCGGAAGCGCGAGGATTCCGCGATATGGTTGCCCGCCGCAACCGCCAGCGCACCGCGCAGGACGTGCACATTGGCTGCGGGTATCAACAACAGCGCGGGTGCTGGGAACCCCACGGGGAAATGCGTTGGAAGTCCTTGGGAAAGCTCGCCGACAAGATCCACTCCCGCCGCAGCGCAGGCATCGGCCAGACCGCCGCCAACGAAGACGAAGTCCAGATGATAAAGGATGGTGGCCGTGGCAACGATGGCGGCCAGGGCATCGAAATAGCGGGTTTTTTCCTGTCGATTCGACGGGTCTCGCAGCCAGGCTGCAAGGTCGCCATTGGCGGCTTCCTTCGCTCGCCGGGAGGCACTGGCCCAGAAATCATAGGTGCCGTCGGGGATGGCAGTGGCACCCAGTAGATTGAGCGACCGGGAGGGCTTCCACCAACGGCCATCGCGGATAGTCACAAACCCAAGTCCGGTGCCGACTGCGAGAATCCCGAGATTGCCCTCCTGCGGAATTCGCCCTGACTCCGCAGCACCGATGGCAAGAGCCTCGGTGTCATTGATCAGGCATACCGGA
This genomic window contains:
- a CDS encoding ROK family protein, producing the protein MNDSHSVSPLALDMGGTWIKFARLGADGAFEELERMANPCDEPGLGGVAFANRMADEILRRTRGIFPGAVVISTAGEIDAAGHAYRYLAAHLGAMGDPAWIVRLEERLKCPVCLINDTEALAIGAAESGRIPQEGNLGILAVGTGLGFVTIRDGRWWKPSRSLNLLGATAIPDGTYDFWASASRRAKEAANGDLAAWLRDPSNRQEKTRYFDALAAIVATATILYHLDFVFVGGGLADACAAAGVDLVGELSQGLPTHFPVGFPAPALLLIPAANVHVLRGALAVAAGNHIAESSRFRASFDALKTEEPSRVEPIEEWGAEQILDRLWCEEQVAGERMSESLPLLAKAARELVARRSRGGRLITVGAGTSGRIAALDAVEMPATFRCRRSDFVALIAGGTADSSLSIEDGGEEDISAVPDMLLLQPGPQDFVLGISASGTSYFVRSALAFARSRGAFTAMLHESDLAGELFFDLSIPLRSGPEVVSGSTRMKAGTATKKALNFLGSTAMILEGKVRGGFMIDFDPNNAKLRRRALRILETLTGHPEDVCAKALAAHHNHVQSALNSLIQYPASFPGGLSARLLHMAGSGHEGPLTNIRLPEPRRRHHAQPLLP
- a CDS encoding type II secretion system protein; the protein is MNDRSAMAGCRAFTLVELLVAIVSVIGTFWPLPRMLPSRVIDCPSDAAKPTSEKLLSGALSDRKSLSGHPGRWPGV